The candidate division WOR-3 bacterium genome has a window encoding:
- a CDS encoding aminoacetone oxidase family FAD-binding enzyme, whose amino-acid sequence MDLVVVGGGAAGLACALEGCRLGLKVLILEKTDRCGNKVALTGGKRCNFTHLEPPNLMAKRFDCPKDKILPLLRQFPAQEAIKFFRMLGIEPLIDEDGCVWVNRKVHGSAAKTERAFQLESNPLDRSRLERVQTGAGIVRDRLVEAVIRAGGEIRTKANVNEILPGWDIVLKSGETINTRSVVIATGGASYPQTGSSGDGNRLVNSLGVKTTPFFPALAALEPKEKVEDFAGISQPSVEVKVDIPNVAPRPGNFIFAHKYISGSAIMNISGFAARALMQTDKVGLTVDWVPDRSFQELKTYFDRLRQERPLIQAKTALIGFVARKIAMFICARADVAPDSRLTNLSKVAVQRLIEQLKGTRFEIVGTEPIERATVTGGGVSLDEVDMRTMAVVRFPGLFVVGEALDLWAESGGYNLHFAWASGVTAARAASSARTNK is encoded by the coding sequence ATGGACTTGGTAGTAGTTGGCGGTGGCGCCGCGGGTCTTGCCTGTGCGCTCGAGGGGTGCCGGTTGGGATTGAAGGTTCTAATTTTAGAGAAAACCGACCGGTGTGGGAATAAGGTTGCCTTGACCGGGGGCAAAAGGTGTAATTTTACCCATCTGGAACCGCCCAATTTGATGGCAAAAAGGTTTGATTGTCCAAAGGATAAAATTTTACCTTTGCTACGCCAGTTTCCGGCGCAGGAGGCGATTAAATTTTTCAGGATGCTGGGGATAGAACCACTGATTGACGAGGATGGATGCGTCTGGGTTAACAGGAAGGTACATGGATCGGCGGCAAAAACCGAGAGGGCGTTCCAGCTTGAGAGTAATCCCCTTGACCGCAGTCGGTTAGAAAGAGTTCAAACCGGTGCTGGAATAGTTCGGGACCGGCTCGTTGAAGCGGTGATTCGAGCCGGGGGCGAGATAAGAACAAAGGCAAATGTAAATGAAATATTGCCAGGCTGGGATATTGTTCTTAAAAGCGGTGAGACCATTAACACAAGAAGTGTCGTAATTGCGACCGGCGGTGCCAGTTATCCCCAGACCGGGTCATCAGGTGATGGTAATCGTTTGGTCAACTCATTAGGTGTCAAGACGACCCCGTTTTTCCCTGCCCTTGCTGCGCTGGAGCCCAAGGAAAAGGTTGAAGATTTCGCCGGAATCAGCCAGCCTTCGGTTGAGGTAAAAGTGGATATCCCAAATGTTGCGCCGAGACCGGGTAATTTCATATTTGCACATAAGTACATTTCCGGCTCGGCGATAATGAACATTTCTGGTTTTGCGGCCCGGGCATTGATGCAAACAGATAAGGTGGGACTTACTGTTGACTGGGTACCGGATAGGAGTTTTCAAGAGTTAAAAACCTATTTTGATCGCCTCCGGCAGGAGCGGCCGTTGATTCAAGCAAAGACCGCTTTGATCGGGTTTGTTGCCCGCAAGATTGCGATGTTTATCTGTGCCCGGGCGGATGTGGCACCGGATAGCAGGTTGACTAACCTGAGCAAGGTGGCGGTGCAGCGTTTGATTGAGCAACTCAAGGGAACGAGGTTTGAGATTGTAGGTACCGAACCGATAGAACGAGCGACTGTGACCGGGGGCGGAGTGAGTTTGGACGAGGTGGATATGAGGACGATGGCGGTGGTTCGGTTCCCCGGGCTATTCGTTGTCGGCGAAGCGTTAGACCTCTGGGCAGAAAGCGGGGGCTACAATTTGCACTTTGCCTGGGCTTCAGGGGTCACCGCCGCCCGTGCCGCATCATCAGCACGGACAAATAAGTAA
- a CDS encoding glycosyltransferase family 4 protein → MRILVVNWRCIRNPEAGGAEVYLQEVFRRLVARGHEVTLLCERFKGSAPEEDIDGIRVLRRGGKWTFNFTVYRQLRRIVAEGDYDVVVDDLNKIPFYSPWFVKKPVAVLLMHLFRGSIFREVVAPLAGYVYLTESMIPLAYKRCRFAVLSESSKHDVVRLGIAPEMITVVPPGTDFEKFKPDPTVPREPVVLHVGRLKKYKSTDHLLYAARILKERGRQFKVVVVGTGDDLPRLKELSEKLRIQDTVVFTGFVSEAEKVNWYRRSALLVESSIKEGWGLIVMEANGCGTPVVVARSPGLVDSSRDGVNGLFYTYGNVTELAEKIDRLLQDEALRNRLGAQAVDWARQWTWDSAADNIERMLLHTAEERKNGHR, encoded by the coding sequence ATGCGGATACTGGTTGTCAACTGGCGGTGTATTCGGAATCCGGAGGCGGGTGGCGCCGAGGTGTACTTGCAAGAGGTTTTTCGGCGGCTGGTGGCGCGTGGGCATGAGGTGACGCTGCTGTGTGAACGGTTCAAAGGTTCAGCGCCTGAAGAGGATATCGATGGGATAAGAGTATTGCGCCGGGGTGGAAAGTGGACTTTTAATTTCACCGTTTACCGACAGTTGCGCCGGATTGTTGCGGAAGGCGATTACGATGTGGTGGTGGACGATTTGAACAAGATTCCGTTTTATTCGCCCTGGTTTGTAAAGAAGCCGGTGGCGGTGCTTTTGATGCACCTTTTTCGGGGGAGTATTTTTAGGGAGGTTGTTGCACCACTTGCCGGTTATGTTTATCTGACAGAAAGTATGATTCCGCTAGCGTATAAGCGGTGTCGCTTTGCCGTGCTGTCGGAGAGTTCAAAGCACGATGTGGTCCGGCTTGGTATTGCCCCTGAGATGATTACCGTCGTGCCACCGGGAACAGATTTTGAGAAGTTTAAGCCCGACCCAACGGTGCCGCGGGAGCCGGTGGTGCTTCATGTCGGGCGGTTGAAGAAATACAAGTCAACCGACCATCTGCTTTATGCGGCACGGATTCTGAAGGAGCGAGGTCGACAGTTCAAGGTGGTGGTGGTGGGAACCGGCGATGATTTGCCCCGGCTTAAGGAATTGAGTGAGAAACTAAGGATACAGGATACGGTGGTCTTTACCGGTTTTGTTTCCGAGGCAGAGAAGGTCAACTGGTACCGACGCAGTGCCCTGCTGGTTGAGAGTTCAATAAAGGAGGGGTGGGGGTTGATTGTGATGGAGGCAAACGGTTGCGGCACACCGGTGGTTGTTGCCCGTTCACCGGGTCTGGTGGACTCTTCGCGCGATGGTGTCAACGGTCTATTTTACACTTACGGTAATGTGACGGAACTGGCAGAGAAGATTGACCGGCTTTTACAGGACGAGGCGCTCCGCAACCGGCTCGGGGCTCAGGCGGTTGACTGGGCGCGGCAGTGGACCTGGGATAGTGCGGCGGATAATATTGAAAGGATGCTATTACACACCGCGGAGGAAAGAAAAAATGGGCACAGATAG
- a CDS encoding ABC transporter permease produces the protein MIRLLRHYGAAVWAENIKEWKLELTYKADFARGLIDPVVYLLPYLLYGIALVGGRESASLQNLVGTSDIVTFITLGYLFIGFLNMALWAMGFSLRKEQFYGTLESVFAAPVPRWVFSMGMALHSILHQLLMIAVQIVFILLVFSLKINPLGLLPTLLVIGLMLVALYGIGMFMASFTLLFKQGWLVSEALSSILMILTPIAYPLAVLPVFLQKLALFVPTTYGILTARHFLMGEKIDFTLSDAFVRLGLLSLLWVGFGLFVFMLIDRRTRRSGTLSHY, from the coding sequence GTGATTCGGTTACTGCGCCATTATGGTGCTGCGGTCTGGGCAGAAAATATCAAGGAGTGGAAACTGGAGTTGACCTACAAGGCGGACTTTGCCCGCGGTTTAATTGACCCGGTGGTTTACCTCCTTCCCTATCTTCTCTACGGGATTGCACTGGTTGGCGGCAGGGAGTCGGCAAGTTTACAAAACCTCGTTGGCACCTCGGACATTGTTACATTTATTACTCTGGGGTATCTGTTTATCGGGTTCCTCAATATGGCGTTGTGGGCGATGGGGTTCAGTCTGAGGAAGGAGCAGTTCTACGGAACGCTGGAATCGGTATTTGCGGCACCGGTACCTCGCTGGGTTTTCAGTATGGGGATGGCGCTGCACTCAATTTTGCACCAGTTGTTGATGATTGCAGTGCAGATTGTTTTTATTTTGCTCGTTTTCAGCCTGAAAATCAACCCCCTGGGGCTGCTGCCAACCTTGCTGGTTATCGGATTGATGCTGGTGGCACTTTACGGCATCGGGATGTTTATGGCAAGTTTTACCCTGCTTTTTAAGCAGGGCTGGCTGGTGAGTGAGGCGCTTTCCAGTATATTGATGATTCTTACACCGATTGCCTATCCGCTGGCGGTTTTACCGGTGTTTTTACAGAAACTGGCGCTGTTTGTACCAACAACTTACGGGATATTGACCGCCCGCCACTTTCTGATGGGAGAGAAGATTGACTTCACCTTAAGCGATGCCTTTGTTCGTCTCGGGCTTTTATCTCTGTTGTGGGTTGGTTTTGGGCTGTTTGTCTTTATGTTGATTGACCGCCGGACCCGGCGTTCCGGCACATTGAGCCATTACTGA
- a CDS encoding ABC transporter permease codes for MRALGVELRALSAEFGKTVRIWLSYPIMIFFWAIFPLIWVMPYVFQGRALVGGATSESFRQLTGSGNYLAFVLIGAMISTFVFSALWGVGNSLREETYWGTMEYIIASPTHPLVILIGKTLAEWAWSTVMAVFQATIISIFFGVRFTIDKVLPIILLVGLLMIGFYGFAIAFAGFTLLIKEVHGWVHTLEWIFFLFSPIRYPVQVNPITAMVSTLIPLTWALIAIRGIILLNKSEVNLWQTVLILLVMDAILLTAGYFLFVYLEKKTRRDGTVGMH; via the coding sequence ATGCGGGCATTGGGCGTGGAACTGCGGGCGCTAAGTGCCGAGTTCGGTAAGACGGTGCGCATCTGGTTGTCCTATCCAATAATGATTTTCTTCTGGGCAATCTTTCCGCTCATCTGGGTGATGCCCTATGTTTTTCAGGGTAGGGCGCTGGTGGGCGGGGCAACAAGCGAATCGTTTCGGCAGTTAACCGGCTCGGGAAACTATCTGGCGTTTGTGCTGATTGGTGCGATGATTTCGACTTTTGTATTTTCCGCACTTTGGGGGGTGGGAAACTCGCTACGCGAGGAGACCTACTGGGGAACGATGGAATACATCATCGCGTCGCCGACGCACCCGCTGGTGATTTTAATCGGCAAGACTTTAGCCGAGTGGGCATGGTCAACGGTGATGGCGGTCTTTCAAGCGACGATAATCAGCATTTTCTTTGGCGTGCGATTTACCATTGACAAAGTTCTGCCGATTATCCTGCTGGTTGGGCTTTTGATGATTGGGTTTTACGGATTTGCCATTGCCTTTGCCGGCTTCACACTGTTGATTAAAGAGGTCCACGGCTGGGTTCATACCTTAGAGTGGATATTTTTTCTGTTTTCGCCGATTCGGTATCCGGTGCAGGTGAACCCGATTACCGCAATGGTGAGCACATTGATTCCCCTTACCTGGGCGCTGATTGCGATTCGAGGAATTATTTTGTTGAACAAGTCAGAGGTTAACTTGTGGCAGACGGTTTTGATTTTACTGGTGATGGACGCAATTCTTTTGACCGCGGGGTATTTTCTTTTTGTCTATCTTGAGAAAAAGACCCGGCGCGACGGCACAGTGGGGATGCATTAA
- a CDS encoding ABC transporter ATP-binding protein, producing MGTDSWITALECQNVVKKFRRGKGLKRRILRALDGATLSLRAGELFGLLGPNGAGKTTLVRCIATLLIPDEGTIRLFGHDVFKDTLFCRQQIGLLTSGERTLYWKLSARDNLKFFAALYGLSGKERDRRIDYLLELLGLKEVANERLERYSSGMKQKVSLARAMLHDPRLLLLDEPTLGLDPQFGRFIRQFIKEELNQKQGKTILLTTHYMDEADELCERIAFINRGKIVDIKSPEEFKRDIPHKEVLAVRCQGEVDISRLKALPGVERLSADSRDGVTTVKILAPRAEQILSDVIELVRTGAKILTIDVQEPTLEDVFIYMTGTSLAADTTEE from the coding sequence ATGGGCACAGATAGTTGGATTACGGCACTTGAGTGCCAGAATGTGGTGAAGAAGTTTCGGCGCGGGAAAGGGTTGAAGCGGCGGATATTAAGGGCGCTGGATGGTGCGACGCTATCCCTACGCGCCGGAGAGCTTTTTGGACTGCTGGGACCGAACGGCGCAGGAAAGACGACTCTGGTGCGTTGTATCGCCACGCTTTTGATTCCTGATGAGGGAACAATTCGGCTGTTCGGGCACGATGTTTTTAAGGATACGCTGTTCTGCCGCCAGCAAATCGGGCTTTTGACTTCTGGAGAGCGAACGCTCTACTGGAAACTTTCGGCCCGGGACAATCTTAAGTTCTTTGCCGCGCTATACGGGCTTTCAGGAAAAGAGCGCGACCGCCGGATTGACTATCTGCTGGAACTGTTAGGGCTGAAAGAGGTTGCGAACGAGCGGCTCGAGCGCTACTCCTCGGGTATGAAGCAGAAGGTGAGTCTGGCGCGGGCGATGCTGCACGACCCACGGCTTTTACTTCTGGATGAACCGACACTGGGGCTGGACCCGCAGTTTGGCCGGTTCATCCGGCAGTTTATCAAGGAGGAGTTGAATCAAAAGCAGGGGAAGACGATTCTTCTGACAACCCACTATATGGATGAGGCGGATGAGTTGTGCGAGCGGATTGCCTTTATCAACCGGGGTAAGATTGTTGACATTAAGTCACCGGAGGAGTTCAAGCGGGACATTCCCCACAAAGAGGTCCTTGCGGTACGCTGTCAGGGGGAGGTGGACATCAGCCGATTAAAGGCGCTGCCCGGTGTGGAGAGGTTGAGCGCTGACAGTCGGGATGGAGTGACAACCGTGAAGATTCTTGCCCCGCGCGCCGAACAGATTTTGAGTGATGTGATTGAACTGGTGCGGACCGGGGCAAAAATTTTAACAATTGATGTTCAGGAACCAACGCTGGAGGATGTGTTTATCTATATGACCGGGACCTCGCTGGCGGCGGATACAACCGAGGAGTGA
- a CDS encoding 4-hydroxythreonine-4-phosphate dehydrogenase PdxA: MKIGITLGDPAGVGPETVLRAVQETERRNLLLIGSEEVLKREAKRLKVGYDGARVIDTGPVGKYEYGRMQKCCGVAAWRALERGVELLRNGTIGALVTAPVSKEALRLAGFPFPGQTEFLAQRFRTRRYAMLAWSKRFKVIFVTIHVPLGQVAPLITARAVQEKILLIDEFLRRENPKRFRRGAQPKIAVLAFNPHGREFSTGEEKRIEAGVKSAQGKGVAAFGPIPADAIFAHLDDFDGFVAMYHDQAMIPAKLLSQGRGVNVTLGLEAVRTSPLHGVAFDIAGQGIASHHSTLAAIQLARKLVR; the protein is encoded by the coding sequence ATGAAGATCGGCATTACCCTTGGCGACCCGGCAGGAGTTGGTCCGGAAACGGTATTGCGGGCAGTTCAGGAAACCGAGCGGAGAAATCTGTTGCTCATCGGTTCGGAAGAGGTTTTGAAGCGGGAGGCAAAACGGCTGAAGGTTGGCTATGATGGTGCCCGGGTGATAGACACGGGACCGGTTGGTAAATACGAGTACGGCAGGATGCAGAAATGTTGTGGTGTCGCAGCGTGGCGGGCGCTGGAAAGAGGTGTGGAGTTGCTGAGAAACGGTACGATTGGCGCCCTTGTTACTGCACCGGTGTCCAAGGAGGCGCTGCGGCTTGCCGGCTTTCCGTTCCCGGGGCAAACTGAGTTTCTTGCCCAACGTTTTAGGACCCGGCGTTATGCGATGCTTGCCTGGTCAAAACGGTTCAAGGTGATTTTTGTAACAATCCATGTGCCCCTGGGTCAGGTTGCGCCGTTGATTACCGCCCGAGCGGTGCAAGAGAAGATACTGCTCATTGACGAATTTTTGCGACGAGAAAACCCAAAACGATTCCGACGCGGCGCGCAACCAAAGATTGCGGTTCTGGCATTCAACCCGCACGGGCGGGAGTTCTCTACTGGTGAAGAGAAGCGGATTGAAGCCGGTGTTAAATCGGCACAGGGGAAAGGGGTGGCGGCATTCGGTCCCATACCGGCGGATGCCATTTTCGCCCATCTGGATGATTTTGATGGATTCGTGGCGATGTATCACGACCAGGCGATGATTCCGGCAAAACTGCTCTCACAGGGGAGGGGGGTGAATGTGACCCTTGGTTTAGAAGCGGTCCGCACATCGCCCCTGCACGGCGTTGCCTTTGACATTGCGGGGCAGGGTATCGCATCTCATCACTCTACGCTGGCAGCAATTCAGCTTGCCCGCAAACTTGTCCGATAA
- a CDS encoding aspartate--ammonia ligase — MKKKQKKAVKKTARKAVKKAPKKKVTKKTPKKASLKSAAPSLLDKKRADLAGPGVGTYEEVEKILPTDYEPILPPLKRMDALFMIKEYIEKNLCKELNLHMVQVPLIVERESGVNDYLDRDGSRTPVEFPCGLGISPRINAQIVQAATKWKRLALAQFGCKVGEGICTDMRAVRKDYFLDHDHSSYVDQWDWEKVITAQDRNLDYLKDVVRKIWKVIVGASHLVQEQFPELRTTKYPPIPEELTFIHAEEILEMYPDLPRKQRETKLLQEYAPAVFIIGIGYPLADGLPHEMRAADYDDWITDTSHWTGKPTHGMNGDILVWNPVTRRRHELTSMGIRVTKETLVQQLKMAKQEHFLELPYHQAIMNDRVPLSIGGGIGQSRTYMYLLRTASLGEVSVTVWPKVLKEICAKRNIFFLE, encoded by the coding sequence ATGAAGAAAAAGCAGAAAAAGGCGGTGAAAAAGACCGCACGCAAGGCGGTGAAAAAAGCCCCCAAGAAAAAGGTGACAAAAAAGACGCCGAAGAAAGCCTCGCTCAAGAGCGCGGCACCGTCGCTTCTTGACAAGAAGCGAGCCGATTTAGCCGGTCCGGGTGTCGGCACGTATGAAGAGGTGGAGAAAATTTTACCCACCGATTACGAGCCGATTCTACCGCCGCTAAAGCGGATGGACGCGCTCTTTATGATCAAGGAGTACATTGAGAAGAACCTGTGCAAGGAACTGAACTTGCATATGGTTCAGGTGCCCTTGATTGTGGAGCGGGAGTCAGGGGTCAACGACTATCTGGACCGGGATGGTTCCAGGACACCGGTCGAATTTCCCTGTGGCCTGGGTATTTCGCCACGAATCAACGCGCAGATTGTTCAGGCAGCGACCAAGTGGAAGCGGTTGGCGCTGGCGCAGTTCGGGTGCAAGGTAGGTGAGGGGATTTGCACCGATATGCGAGCAGTGCGGAAAGATTATTTCCTTGACCACGACCACTCCTCTTATGTTGACCAGTGGGACTGGGAGAAGGTTATTACTGCGCAGGACCGGAACCTTGATTATCTTAAGGATGTCGTAAGGAAAATCTGGAAGGTGATTGTTGGAGCATCGCACTTGGTTCAGGAGCAGTTCCCGGAGTTGCGCACGACAAAGTACCCGCCCATTCCTGAAGAGTTGACCTTCATCCACGCCGAGGAGATTCTTGAGATGTACCCGGACTTACCACGAAAGCAACGGGAGACCAAACTGCTTCAAGAGTATGCGCCGGCGGTTTTCATCATCGGTATTGGCTATCCGCTTGCTGATGGGTTGCCCCATGAGATGCGGGCAGCCGACTACGACGACTGGATTACCGACACTTCCCACTGGACCGGAAAGCCGACCCACGGAATGAACGGCGACATCCTGGTTTGGAATCCGGTAACAAGAAGGCGGCACGAGTTGACCTCAATGGGTATCCGGGTGACGAAAGAGACGCTTGTTCAGCAGTTGAAGATGGCGAAACAGGAGCATTTCCTTGAGTTGCCCTATCATCAGGCGATTATGAACGATCGGGTGCCCCTTTCTATCGGTGGCGGTATTGGCCAGTCGCGAACCTATATGTATCTGCTTCGGACGGCAAGTTTGGGCGAGGTATCGGTTACGGTCTGGCCCAAGGTGCTCAAAGAGATTTGCGCCAAACGCAACATCTTCTTTCTTGAGTAA
- a CDS encoding PrsW family glutamic-type intramembrane protease, translated as MVWLLILAILPGIGLMLFFYFRDKYKKEPFGPIFIAFLLGAVVTLPASATSSLVQRLTGWFSPPLTIPKIFLGAFIVAGLIEEFWKFFVVRFYCYHRPEFDEPYDGILYATAVALGFATLENILYIFGTTALSGLRTGVMRALLAVPSHAFYGVLMGYFLGEAKFAPTETKANLLGFFGLFLAICAHGVYDFVVVALAQRPLLIGSLIVFSVLVWVVFFELTRRQAEQSAHQAPKLAALKKESPDKPFR; from the coding sequence ATGGTCTGGCTCCTGATTCTGGCGATTCTCCCCGGCATCGGTTTGATGCTTTTTTTCTACTTCCGGGACAAATACAAAAAAGAGCCCTTCGGTCCAATCTTTATCGCCTTTCTTTTGGGCGCAGTTGTCACCCTGCCGGCATCCGCGACATCTTCTCTTGTTCAGCGTCTCACCGGTTGGTTCAGTCCCCCTTTAACCATTCCAAAAATCTTTCTCGGCGCCTTCATCGTCGCTGGTCTGATAGAAGAGTTCTGGAAGTTCTTTGTCGTCCGGTTCTACTGCTATCACCGTCCGGAGTTTGATGAACCCTACGACGGCATTCTTTACGCCACCGCCGTGGCGCTCGGCTTTGCCACTCTGGAAAACATCCTCTACATCTTCGGCACCACCGCGTTGAGCGGATTGCGCACCGGCGTAATGCGTGCCCTCCTCGCGGTTCCGAGCCACGCCTTCTACGGCGTGTTAATGGGCTACTTCCTCGGTGAGGCAAAGTTTGCCCCAACCGAAACCAAGGCAAATCTCCTTGGGTTCTTCGGGCTCTTTTTGGCAATCTGTGCCCACGGCGTATACGACTTTGTCGTCGTTGCCCTTGCCCAGCGCCCGCTCCTTATCGGCAGCCTCATTGTATTTTCCGTCCTCGTCTGGGTGGTATTTTTCGAACTCACCCGGCGTCAGGCAGAACAGTCCGCCCACCAGGCGCCAAA